The following proteins come from a genomic window of Crassostrea angulata isolate pt1a10 chromosome 1, ASM2561291v2, whole genome shotgun sequence:
- the LOC128182947 gene encoding plastin-3-like isoform X1, whose translation MSVRQTLAITDDQLCELMETFSSIDKDGSGTIDVSELQQALELCGLKIPNYQVRDLIAKYDSKVKDGQIDIEEFKQMYADLKEERDIGITFKKQVQTRKDVETMGGSSQASVEGTTHTVRKEEQKAFADWINRALADDPDCAKYLPLSSSGEDLYKNTQDGILLCKLINKSVPDTIDERAINKTNLSIYRRAENHNLALMSAQSIGCNIVNIGDDDLEKCKPHLVLGLLWQVIRIGLLSDINLANHPGLINLLEDGETPEDLKKLSPEQILIRWVNYHLRNAGVDRRIRNFQEDIKDSEAYCYLLEQIAPRENGVMSGPPLSEHNLEQRAELMLQEADKIGCRSFVSPKDVTSGNYKLNMAFVANLFNQYPALEPPEDMEMDVVEETREEKTYRNWMNSLGVQPYVHYLYSDLQDGLVYFKLYDIIRPGVVNWKKVIQKFNKLKINFEKLENCNYVVALGKECKFSLVGISGADINEGNPTLTLGLVWQLMRAYTLSILRQLAGGDSLINDAAIIEWANAKLKEGGKKSSFSGFNDSTLSDGRTIIDLIDCIRRGMINYDLVKDGASEEEKMSNAKYAISMARKAGAKVYALPEDIVDVKQKMIMTIFACLMARDMRSQQNGETS comes from the exons ATTGACAAAGATGGCAGTGGCACTATAGATGTATCAGAACTACAGCAGGCATTGGAGCTCTGTGGGCTCAAAATACCCAACTACCAAGTCCGTGACCTCATCGCAAAGTATGACTCGAAGGTCAAGGACGGCCAAATTGACATTGAAGAATTCAAACAG ATGTATGCTGACTTGAAAGAGGAAAGGGATATTGGAATAACATTTAAGAAACAAGTTCAAACGCGAAAAGATGTGGAGACCATGGGGGGGAGTTCCCAGGCCTCAGTTGAGGGCACCACCCACACTGTGCGCAAGGAAGAACAGAAGGCCTTCGCTGATTGGATCAACAG GGCTTTGGCGGATGACCCAGACTGTGCCAAGTATCTCCCCCTATCCTCCAGCGGGGAAGATCTCTACAAGAACACCCAGGACGGCATCCTTCTGTG TAAACTTATCAACAAATCTGTACCAGACACCATTGATGAGCGAGCCATCAACAAGACAAACCTCAGCATTTATCGTAGGGCCGAAAACCACAATCTGGCTCTGATGTCAGCACAGTCTATTGGCTGCAACATTGTCAACATTGGAGACGATGACTTAGAGAAATGTAAACCCCATCTTGTCCTGGGACTTTTATGGCAGGTCATCAGG ATTGGTCTGTTGAGCGATATCAACCTTGCCAACCACCCTGGTCTCATCAATCTCTTGGAGGATGGAGAAACCCCCGAGGATCTGAAGAAGCTGTCCCCTGAACAGATCCTGATCCGATGGGTCAACTATCATCTCCGTAATGCAGGCGTGGATCGCAGAATTAGGAATTTCCAGGAAGACATCAAG GACTCTGAGGCTTACTGCTACTTATTGGAGCAAATTGCTCCAAGAGAGAATGGTGTGATGTCTGGCCCACCCCTGTCT GAACATAACCTGGAGCAGAGAGCCGAACTTATGTTGCAAGAAGCTGACAAAATCGGATGTCGCAGCTTTGTCTCGCCAAAGGACGTCACATCTGGGAACTACAAGCTCAACATGGCCTTTGTGGCTAACCTATTTAACCAGTACCCAGCCCTGGAGCCCCCAGAGGATATGGAAATGGATGTAGTGGAGGAAACTCGGgaggaaaaaa cATACAGGAACTGGATGAACAGTTTGGGGGTACAACCATATGTGCATTACCTGTACTCCGACCTACAAGATGGTCTGGTCTACTTTAAATTATACGACATAATCAGACCTGGGGTAGTCAACTGGAAGAAAGTCATCCAGAAgttcaacaaattaaaaatcaactttgaaaaATTAG AAAACTGTAATTATGTGGTAGCCTTAGGAAAAGAATGCAAATTTTCCTTGGTCGGAATCAGTGGAGCTGATATTAATGAGGGAAACCCCACCCTTACACTGG GGTTGGTATGGCAGCTGATGAGGGCCTACACACTGAGTATCCTGAGACAGCTGGCTGGAGGCGACTCCCTGATCAATGATGCAGCTATCATTGAATGGGCTAATGCCAAG TTAAAAGAGGGAGGTAAAAAGAGCAGTTTCAGTGGATTTAATGACAGCACCTTGTCTGACGGCAGAACCATCATTGATCTGATTGACTGCATCAGGCGAGGAATGATCAACTACGACCTTGTGAAGGATGGGGCGTCGGAGGAG GAGAAGATGTCCAATGCCAAGTATGCCATCTCCATGGCCAGAAAAGCAGGAGCTAAGGTGTATGCACTACCAGAGGACATTGTTGatgttaaacaaaaaatgataatgacCATATTTGCCTGTCTTATGGCTCGGGATATGAGAAGTCAACAGAATGGCGAAACATCATAG
- the LOC128182947 gene encoding plastin-3-like isoform X2, producing the protein MSVRQTLAITDDQLCELMETFSSIDKDGSGTIDVSELQQALELCGLKIPNYQVRDLIAKYDSKVKDGQIDIEEFKQIYADLKSTDHGIHWKTVIKSRKNVESLGGLSQASVEGTTHSVKKEDQLAFADWINRALADDPDCAKYLPLSSSGEDLYKNTQDGILLCKLINKSVPDTIDERAINKTNLSIYRRAENHNLALMSAQSIGCNIVNIGDDDLEKCKPHLVLGLLWQVIRIGLLSDINLANHPGLINLLEDGETPEDLKKLSPEQILIRWVNYHLRNAGVDRRIRNFQEDIKDSEAYCYLLEQIAPRENGVMSGPPLSEHNLEQRAELMLQEADKIGCRSFVSPKDVTSGNYKLNMAFVANLFNQYPALEPPEDMEMDVVEETREEKTYRNWMNSLGVQPYVHYLYSDLQDGLVYFKLYDIIRPGVVNWKKVIQKFNKLKINFEKLENCNYVVALGKECKFSLVGISGADINEGNPTLTLGLVWQLMRAYTLSILRQLAGGDSLINDAAIIEWANAKLKEGGKKSSFSGFNDSTLSDGRTIIDLIDCIRRGMINYDLVKDGASEEEKMSNAKYAISMARKAGAKVYALPEDIVDVKQKMIMTIFACLMARDMRSQQNGETS; encoded by the exons ATTGACAAAGATGGCAGTGGCACTATAGATGTATCAGAACTACAGCAGGCATTGGAGCTCTGTGGGCTCAAAATACCCAACTACCAAGTCCGTGACCTCATCGCAAAGTATGACTCGAAGGTCAAGGACGGCCAAATTGACATTGAAGAATTCAAACAG ATCTACGCCGACCTGAAGAGCACAGATCACGGTATTCACTGGAAAACTGTGATCAAATCGCGGAAAAATGTCGAATCTCTTGGGGGACTTTCTCAGGCTTCCGTAGAGGGCACCACACATAGTGTAAAAAAAGAAGATCAATTAGCATTTGCGGACTGGATAAATAG GGCTTTGGCGGATGACCCAGACTGTGCCAAGTATCTCCCCCTATCCTCCAGCGGGGAAGATCTCTACAAGAACACCCAGGACGGCATCCTTCTGTG TAAACTTATCAACAAATCTGTACCAGACACCATTGATGAGCGAGCCATCAACAAGACAAACCTCAGCATTTATCGTAGGGCCGAAAACCACAATCTGGCTCTGATGTCAGCACAGTCTATTGGCTGCAACATTGTCAACATTGGAGACGATGACTTAGAGAAATGTAAACCCCATCTTGTCCTGGGACTTTTATGGCAGGTCATCAGG ATTGGTCTGTTGAGCGATATCAACCTTGCCAACCACCCTGGTCTCATCAATCTCTTGGAGGATGGAGAAACCCCCGAGGATCTGAAGAAGCTGTCCCCTGAACAGATCCTGATCCGATGGGTCAACTATCATCTCCGTAATGCAGGCGTGGATCGCAGAATTAGGAATTTCCAGGAAGACATCAAG GACTCTGAGGCTTACTGCTACTTATTGGAGCAAATTGCTCCAAGAGAGAATGGTGTGATGTCTGGCCCACCCCTGTCT GAACATAACCTGGAGCAGAGAGCCGAACTTATGTTGCAAGAAGCTGACAAAATCGGATGTCGCAGCTTTGTCTCGCCAAAGGACGTCACATCTGGGAACTACAAGCTCAACATGGCCTTTGTGGCTAACCTATTTAACCAGTACCCAGCCCTGGAGCCCCCAGAGGATATGGAAATGGATGTAGTGGAGGAAACTCGGgaggaaaaaa cATACAGGAACTGGATGAACAGTTTGGGGGTACAACCATATGTGCATTACCTGTACTCCGACCTACAAGATGGTCTGGTCTACTTTAAATTATACGACATAATCAGACCTGGGGTAGTCAACTGGAAGAAAGTCATCCAGAAgttcaacaaattaaaaatcaactttgaaaaATTAG AAAACTGTAATTATGTGGTAGCCTTAGGAAAAGAATGCAAATTTTCCTTGGTCGGAATCAGTGGAGCTGATATTAATGAGGGAAACCCCACCCTTACACTGG GGTTGGTATGGCAGCTGATGAGGGCCTACACACTGAGTATCCTGAGACAGCTGGCTGGAGGCGACTCCCTGATCAATGATGCAGCTATCATTGAATGGGCTAATGCCAAG TTAAAAGAGGGAGGTAAAAAGAGCAGTTTCAGTGGATTTAATGACAGCACCTTGTCTGACGGCAGAACCATCATTGATCTGATTGACTGCATCAGGCGAGGAATGATCAACTACGACCTTGTGAAGGATGGGGCGTCGGAGGAG GAGAAGATGTCCAATGCCAAGTATGCCATCTCCATGGCCAGAAAAGCAGGAGCTAAGGTGTATGCACTACCAGAGGACATTGTTGatgttaaacaaaaaatgataatgacCATATTTGCCTGTCTTATGGCTCGGGATATGAGAAGTCAACAGAATGGCGAAACATCATAG